One region of Abyssisolibacter fermentans genomic DNA includes:
- the dhaK gene encoding dihydroxyacetone kinase subunit DhaK translates to MKKIINHPDNVVSEMLMGLEKSNPDVVYFSEVEVIARKEKKTNKVGLVSGGGSGHEPAHAGYVGYGMLDAAVSGNVFASPSPDRVLKGIQEADTGAGVLLVIKNYSGDIMNFSMAKDLAEMEGLKVETVVVKDDVAVEDSTYSTGRRGIAGTVFVHKIAGAKAEKGASLKEVKETAQKTIKNVRSIGMAMTPCILPAIGKPGFNLDHNEVEIGMGIHGEPGVDRTNLKTAKEYAEIMVEKILADYDYSGSEIALMINGLGATPLMELYILNYEVTKILEDKGIKLYKTFVGNFMTSLEMSGCSITFLKLDDELKELLDFESKAPGLRV, encoded by the coding sequence ATGAAAAAAATTATTAACCATCCGGACAATGTTGTTTCTGAAATGCTGATGGGTTTAGAAAAATCTAATCCTGATGTGGTGTATTTTAGTGAAGTTGAAGTAATAGCAAGAAAAGAAAAAAAGACTAACAAAGTAGGTTTGGTTTCAGGTGGAGGAAGTGGTCATGAACCCGCTCATGCAGGATATGTTGGATATGGAATGCTTGATGCTGCTGTTAGTGGAAATGTATTTGCATCTCCAAGTCCTGACAGAGTTTTAAAAGGAATTCAAGAAGCTGATACAGGTGCAGGAGTACTTCTTGTTATTAAAAATTATTCTGGAGACATCATGAATTTTTCAATGGCTAAAGATTTAGCTGAAATGGAAGGTTTAAAAGTAGAAACAGTAGTAGTGAAAGATGATGTTGCTGTTGAAGATAGCACTTATTCAACAGGAAGAAGAGGAATTGCAGGAACTGTCTTTGTGCACAAAATAGCTGGGGCTAAAGCTGAAAAAGGAGCTTCATTAAAAGAAGTAAAAGAAACAGCTCAAAAAACCATAAAAAATGTTAGAAGTATTGGAATGGCAATGACTCCATGTATTCTACCTGCTATAGGCAAACCGGGTTTTAATTTAGATCACAATGAAGTTGAAATTGGAATGGGTATTCATGGTGAACCTGGAGTTGATAGAACAAATTTAAAAACAGCTAAAGAATATGCAGAAATTATGGTTGAAAAAATATTAGCTGATTATGATTATTCAGGTTCAGAAATTGCATTAATGATTAACGGCTTAGGAGCAACTCCTTTAATGGAATTGTATATTCTAAATTATGAGGTTACCAAAATACTTGAAGATAAAGGAATAAAGCTTTATAAAACATTTGTAGGAAACTTCATGACATCATTAGAAATGAGTGGATGCTCGATAACATTTCTTAAACTTGATGACGAACTGAAAGAATTATTAGATTTTGAATCAAAAGCTCCGGGATTGAGGGTGTAA
- a CDS encoding L-2-amino-thiazoline-4-carboxylic acid hydrolase, protein MKETMKETYTKQEVIDILSAAIEDRAKWFYLVLKYAKEEGADVKKIAEKAIWDFGVDKGNKFGPNCKTADELLNKIHSGPAIGAFSMEIIEEGEDKSVMEFSSCPLVDQWKKLGCSEEEIGTLCDYASCGDFGLASVSPDLNLEFDELLSKGGKCCRMIITKK, encoded by the coding sequence ATGAAAGAAACAATGAAAGAAACATATACTAAACAAGAAGTAATAGATATTTTAAGTGCAGCAATAGAAGATAGAGCAAAGTGGTTTTATTTAGTTCTTAAATATGCAAAAGAAGAGGGAGCAGATGTAAAAAAAATAGCAGAAAAAGCAATTTGGGATTTTGGTGTAGACAAAGGAAATAAATTTGGTCCTAACTGTAAAACTGCTGATGAATTATTAAATAAAATACACAGTGGACCTGCAATAGGAGCATTTTCAATGGAAATAATCGAAGAAGGCGAAGACAAAAGTGTTATGGAATTTTCAAGTTGTCCATTAGTTGACCAATGGAAAAAGTTGGGATGTTCAGAAGAGGAAATAGGTACATTATGTGATTATGCTTCATGTGGTGATTTCGGTTTAGCAAGTGTTTCTCCTGATCTTAATCTTGAATTTGATGAGCTGTTAAGTAAAGGTGGAAAATGCTGTAGAATGATTATAACAAAAAAATAA
- a CDS encoding ABC transporter ATP-binding protein has translation MLKIENLHTYYGNIHALKGIDLEVNQGEIVTLIGSNGAGKTTTLASITGLLKSTKGKVIYEDNDITNKTPSDIVKMGISLSPEGREVFPQLSVEQNLKLGAFIRNDKEGIKQSFDRVYDLFPRLFERKKQTAKTLSGGEQQMLAIGRSLMAEPKLLMLDEPSLGLSPNLVLMIFDLIKSISEQGTTVLLVEQNANMALSIADRGYVIETGKVTIKGNAKDMLNDENIKKAYLGSL, from the coding sequence ATGCTTAAGATTGAGAATTTACACACTTATTATGGGAATATTCATGCTTTGAAGGGAATTGATTTAGAAGTAAATCAAGGCGAAATTGTTACTTTGATTGGTAGTAACGGTGCAGGAAAAACTACTACTTTAGCTTCTATAACAGGACTATTGAAGTCAACAAAGGGAAAAGTTATTTACGAAGATAATGATATAACAAACAAAACTCCTTCTGATATTGTTAAAATGGGAATAAGCTTATCGCCTGAAGGTAGAGAGGTTTTTCCGCAATTATCAGTAGAACAGAATTTAAAATTGGGAGCATTTATAAGAAATGATAAAGAAGGAATAAAACAATCTTTTGATAGAGTTTACGATTTATTTCCAAGGCTCTTTGAGAGAAAAAAGCAAACTGCAAAAACACTAAGTGGTGGAGAACAGCAGATGCTTGCTATTGGCAGATCCTTAATGGCGGAACCAAAACTGCTTATGTTAGATGAGCCGTCACTAGGACTTTCACCAAATCTTGTTTTAATGATATTTGATTTAATCAAATCAATAAGTGAGCAGGGTACGACGGTTCTATTGGTAGAACAAAACGCAAATATGGCATTATCTATTGCTGATAGAGGATATGTTATTGAAACTGGTAAAGTAACAATTAAAGGTAATGCTAAAGATATGCTCAATGATGAAAACATCAAAAAAGCTTATTTAGGAAGCTTATAA